In Providencia sneebia DSM 19967, one DNA window encodes the following:
- a CDS encoding TorD/DmsD family molecular chaperone, whose translation MNEFSIVCRMLGTLFQRSPDDNLVKPLIDMIAQDKLKASWPLEQDEQWARMAKSVDMKEIVADYQALFGGETPAVSVFANDYDAEITDAEIREFLVERGMQLSDNRTDALGSLLLAASWLEDQAAEDETAAQIELFDSFILSWYGVFLGKMEAHATTPFYRTLAQITRDAIIVLRDELETE comes from the coding sequence ATGAACGAATTTTCAATTGTTTGTCGTATGTTGGGCACATTATTTCAACGTTCACCAGATGATAACCTAGTTAAACCGTTAATTGATATGATCGCGCAAGATAAGCTCAAAGCTTCTTGGCCTTTAGAGCAGGATGAGCAATGGGCTCGTATGGCAAAATCTGTCGATATGAAGGAAATTGTGGCAGATTATCAGGCACTATTTGGTGGTGAAACACCCGCAGTGTCAGTCTTTGCTAATGATTATGATGCTGAAATCACAGATGCAGAAATTCGTGAGTTTCTTGTAGAAAGAGGTATGCAGCTTAGTGATAATCGGACTGATGCTTTAGGTTCTTTGCTATTAGCGGCGTCTTGGTTAGAAGACCAAGCGGCTGAAGATGAAACTGCGGCTCAAATTGAGTTATTTGATAGCTTTATTCTCAGTTGGTATGGCGTGTTTTTAGGTAAAATGGAAGCGCATGCTACTACGCCATTTTATCGCACATTGGCGCAAATCACCCGTGATGCAATTATTGTTTTACGTGATGAGTTAGAAACTGAGTGA
- a CDS encoding lipoprotein: MKQFLLVAMLGIFTLLTGCSQLTEFTISENTINSYLANKVKYDNNIGISGVIDANIKLSDLKSEIGRNEPGKIALRGIATVNLDSLIGNTNATIDLTLTARPYFDVQEGAIYLKELNISQYKVIPENMDTAIATVMPYLNSSLEAFFATQPVYVLNPENGAAEATAKKLAKGLEIKPGKLIIPMVD; this comes from the coding sequence ATGAAACAGTTTTTATTGGTTGCAATGTTGGGAATATTCACGTTATTAACGGGTTGTAGCCAACTCACTGAATTCACTATCAGTGAAAATACCATCAATAGTTATCTTGCAAATAAAGTAAAATATGACAACAACATTGGTATCTCTGGTGTTATCGATGCCAATATTAAACTATCCGATTTGAAGTCTGAAATCGGACGTAACGAGCCAGGAAAAATTGCATTAAGAGGTATTGCTACAGTTAATTTAGATTCTTTAATTGGTAACACCAATGCAACTATTGATTTAACATTAACGGCTCGCCCCTATTTTGATGTACAAGAAGGCGCTATTTACCTTAAAGAATTAAATATTAGTCAATATAAAGTCATCCCCGAAAATATGGATACGGCTATAGCGACTGTGATGCCTTATTTGAACAGTTCATTAGAAGCTTTCTTTGCCACACAACCTGTCTATGTACTCAATCCTGAAAATGGTGCTGCTGAAGCTACTGCGAAAAAACTTGCCAAAGGTTTAGAAATTAAACCAGGCAAACTGATCATCCCAATGGTGGATTAA
- the dauA gene encoding C4-dicarboxylic acid transporter DauA, giving the protein MSTKKINRLRPFSALIDSCWKEKYTFARFIKDLIAGITVGIIAIPLAMALAIASGVPPQYGLYTAAIAGIVIAVTGGSRYSVSGPTAAFVVILYPVSQQFGLSGLLVATLMSGIILVAMGFARFGKFIEYIPVSVTLGFTSGIAITIATMQIKDFFGLQMAHVPENYVDKVIALVNALPTFQYSDTLIGLTTLLILIYWPKLGLKLPGHLPAIIAGTLVMWVLSLFDKQVATIGSEFSYLLPNGTEGNGIPPILPQFVLPWELPGSTPISWSMITALMPAAFSMAVLGAIESLLCAVVLDNMTGKKHHSNSELVGQGFGNIAAPFFGGITATAAIARSAANVRAGATSPVSAIIHSLLVLLTLLVLAPMLSYLPLAAMSALLLMVAWNMSAARKVIDLIRRAPKDDIVVLILCMSLTVLFDMVIAITVGIVLASLLFMRRIANMTKISELPETDKNKGLLVVRINGPLFFAAAERIFDELKVKCEGYNTIIMQWDAVPVLDAGGLDAFQKFIDAEKDTHIIVCDIPFQPLKTLARARVTPVEGELTFHNSIDKALEEHNKE; this is encoded by the coding sequence ATGAGCACAAAAAAAATTAATAGATTGCGCCCATTTAGTGCGCTAATAGATTCATGTTGGAAAGAGAAATATACATTTGCACGTTTTATTAAAGACTTAATTGCGGGGATCACTGTCGGTATTATTGCTATTCCACTTGCAATGGCATTAGCAATCGCTAGTGGCGTACCTCCACAATATGGTCTTTATACTGCGGCGATTGCAGGTATTGTAATTGCAGTAACGGGTGGCTCCCGTTATAGCGTTTCGGGGCCAACAGCCGCATTTGTTGTTATTTTATATCCTGTTTCACAACAATTTGGCTTAAGTGGATTGCTCGTTGCAACGCTAATGTCTGGAATTATATTGGTTGCGATGGGCTTTGCTCGTTTTGGCAAATTCATCGAATATATTCCTGTATCCGTTACATTAGGTTTTACTTCAGGGATTGCAATTACAATTGCCACCATGCAGATCAAAGACTTTTTTGGATTGCAAATGGCACATGTTCCTGAAAACTATGTTGATAAAGTTATTGCATTGGTTAATGCATTACCCACTTTTCAATACAGTGACACTTTAATTGGCTTAACAACATTACTGATTCTTATCTATTGGCCTAAGTTAGGGCTAAAGTTACCGGGTCACTTACCTGCCATTATTGCGGGTACCCTTGTCATGTGGGTTCTCTCACTTTTTGATAAGCAAGTTGCTACTATTGGTTCAGAATTTAGTTATCTTCTGCCGAATGGCACTGAAGGCAATGGTATCCCTCCTATCCTACCTCAATTTGTTCTTCCGTGGGAGTTACCCGGCAGTACGCCAATTAGTTGGTCTATGATCACCGCATTAATGCCAGCAGCGTTTTCTATGGCGGTTCTTGGGGCTATCGAATCACTACTTTGCGCCGTAGTTCTCGATAATATGACGGGCAAAAAACACCATTCCAATAGTGAGCTAGTTGGCCAAGGTTTTGGTAATATTGCAGCCCCATTCTTTGGTGGTATCACAGCAACTGCTGCTATTGCCCGTTCAGCCGCAAACGTAAGAGCTGGCGCTACCTCACCTGTATCAGCCATTATCCACTCCTTATTGGTATTACTGACCTTACTTGTTCTTGCGCCGATGCTTTCCTATCTTCCTCTCGCCGCAATGTCAGCATTGCTGCTAATGGTTGCATGGAACATGAGTGCTGCGCGTAAAGTCATAGATTTGATCCGCCGAGCGCCAAAAGATGACATCGTTGTATTAATTCTGTGTATGTCATTAACTGTGCTCTTTGATATGGTCATCGCAATTACAGTAGGCATTGTTTTAGCCTCACTATTATTTATGCGTCGCATTGCGAATATGACCAAAATCAGTGAGTTACCAGAAACAGACAAAAATAAAGGACTGCTCGTTGTGCGCATCAACGGCCCACTCTTTTTTGCCGCGGCAGAACGTATCTTTGATGAATTAAAAGTCAAATGTGAAGGTTACAACACAATTATTATGCAGTGGGATGCTGTGCCTGTCCTTGATGCGGGAGGCTTAGATGCTTTCCAAAAATTTATTGATGCTGAAAAAGATACCCACATCATTGTCTGCGATATACCATTCCAGCCATTGAAAACATTAGCTAGAGCACGAGTCACTCCAGTTGAAGGGGAATTAACTTTCCATAACTCTATTGATAAGGCGCTAGAAGAACACAACAAAGAATAA
- the ghrA gene encoding glyoxylate/hydroxypyruvate reductase GhrA — MNILFYHPFFDANQWIEGMQARLPQANIRLWEKGDKQSADYAMVWLPPYECLAGRSDLKGIFALGAGVDAILKQEQDRPGTLPAGVPVMRLEDTGMALQMEEYATAKVLYYFRRMDEYRQLQSQRQWKALPAYQYDEFVVGVMGAGALGTAVAKRLASFGFQVRTWSRSEKHIDNVKSYYGQDQLSDFLHGTRVIINLLPSTPETAGILNLHLFNQLQKNAYIINLARGAHLVEQDLLTALESGQVAGASLDVFAFEPLSQMHPFWTHPRVAITPHVAAFTVPNEAMDMIANNIKRIEDGLEPAGIVDMKRGY; from the coding sequence ATGAATATACTATTTTATCACCCGTTTTTTGATGCGAATCAGTGGATTGAAGGTATGCAAGCAAGGCTTCCGCAAGCCAATATTCGGCTGTGGGAGAAAGGCGATAAGCAAAGTGCAGATTATGCCATGGTATGGCTACCGCCCTATGAATGCCTTGCGGGTAGAAGTGATTTAAAAGGAATTTTTGCTTTGGGTGCAGGTGTTGATGCCATTTTAAAGCAAGAACAAGATAGGCCAGGAACATTACCTGCTGGCGTACCCGTTATGCGCCTTGAAGATACAGGGATGGCATTGCAAATGGAAGAGTATGCAACCGCAAAAGTGCTCTATTACTTCCGTAGAATGGATGAATATCGTCAATTACAATCTCAGCGGCAGTGGAAAGCGTTACCTGCTTATCAATATGATGAATTTGTCGTTGGTGTGATGGGGGCTGGTGCGCTGGGTACGGCTGTCGCTAAAAGGCTAGCAAGTTTTGGTTTTCAGGTAAGAACTTGGAGTCGCAGCGAAAAACATATAGATAATGTGAAAAGCTACTACGGGCAAGATCAGTTAAGTGACTTTCTGCATGGAACCCGAGTGATCATTAACTTATTGCCAAGTACCCCAGAAACAGCCGGTATACTTAACCTGCACCTGTTTAATCAACTGCAAAAAAATGCCTATATTATCAACTTAGCGCGTGGGGCTCATTTAGTCGAGCAGGATTTATTGACTGCATTAGAATCAGGTCAAGTTGCTGGCGCATCATTAGATGTTTTTGCATTTGAACCTTTATCACAAATGCACCCGTTCTGGACGCATCCTCGCGTTGCTATCACGCCTCATGTCGCGGCATTTACTGTACCTAATGAAGCAATGGATATGATTGCTAATAACATTAAGCGCATTGAAGATGGATTAGAACCAGCAGGTATTGTTGATATGAAGCGGGGTTATTAA